One stretch of Mangifera indica cultivar Alphonso chromosome 9, CATAS_Mindica_2.1, whole genome shotgun sequence DNA includes these proteins:
- the LOC123225267 gene encoding protein LIGHT-DEPENDENT SHORT HYPOCOTYLS 6-like produces MDSASGGGAPESNTGEASSSGPPAGSSSGGASVPSQQPPESSSPAPPSRYESQKRRDWNTFLQYLKNHKPPLTLARCSGAHVIEFLKYLDQFGKTKVHVSGCPYFGHPNPPAPCACPSKQAWGSLDALIGRLRAAYEENDGRPESNPFGARAVRIYLREVKEGQGKARGIPYEKKKRKRPAVAVTAAAVSLTGSTGANDGGGGGGGDGGGGKVARNAAASTTTV; encoded by the coding sequence ATGGATTCTGCTTCTGGAGGGGGTGCACCTGAGTCAAATACCGGTGAAGCTTCATCATCGGGTCCTCCTGCTGGTTCTAGTTCAGGTGGAGCTTCAGTTCCATCACAACAACCACCGGAATCGTCTTCTCCAGCTCCACCAAGTCGGTATGAATCTCAAAAGAGGAGAGACTGGAACACGTTCTTGCAGTATCTTAAAAACCACAAGCCACCATTAACACTTGCTCGCTGCAGCGGCGCACACGTTATAGAGTTTTTGAAATACCTTGACCAATTTGGGAAAACGAAGGTTCATGTTTCGGGGTGTCCTTATTTCGGGCACCCAAATCCTCCGGCTCCATGTGCTTGCCCGTCAAAGCAGGCGTGGGGGAGTCTTGATGCGTTGATCGGACGGCTGAGAGCAGCTTATGAAGAGAACGATGGACGGCCGGAGTCAAACCCCTTTGGAGCCAGGGCTGTGAGGATTTACTTGAGGGAGGTTAAGGAAGGACAGGGAAAAGCTAGAGGAATACCTTATGAGAAGAAGAAGCGAAAGAGGCCAGCTGTTGCAGTTACTGCCGCTGCTGTCTCTTTAACAGGGAGTACTGGTGCtaatgatggtggtggtggtggtggtggtgatggaGGTGGAGGTAAGGTTGCTCGGAATGCTGCTGCTTCGACTACAACAGTATAA